In the genome of Streptomyces sp. NBC_00259, the window GGAGGACTTGCCACTCGAACGTGTAACCCCCGCTGTCGCCCCCGCCTTGACCCCGCCGGAGCCGCTGTTGGCGCCGCTGTTGGACCCGGACTTGCCGCCGCCCGGCGCCTCGAACGACTCCAGTGCTTCCAGAACGTCCTGAACCCGGGAGATCTCCGCCTGGATGTCCTCGCGCCGGCGCACCAGCACATCGAGCTCCCGCTTGCCCTCCGCGATCATCTGTTCGGCCTCGCGCTCCGCCTCCGCCTTGACCTTCTCGGCCTCGCGCACCAGCTCGGCCTTCTTCAGCTCGGCTTCCTTGAGCAGCGCCTCGGCCTTCCTCACCGCGGCGATCCGCACCTTGCCGGCCTCCGAACTGGCGTCCGACAACAGCTCCTTGGCCTTCGCCCCGGCCTCGGCCTGCTGCTCCTGCGCCGCCTTCACCAGCTGGTCGCAGCGCTCGCCCGCGGCCTTCATCTGCTCGGCGGACTCCCGGCGGGCCCGCTCGTGCAGCTCCTCGACCTCGCCCTCGACGCGGGTCCGCAGCTCGTCCGCGCGCTCCCTGATGGCGGTCGAGTCGCTGCGCGCCCCCACCAGCAGCTCATCGGCGTCCGTACGGGCCTTCTCCACCAGCGAGTTGCCCTCGACGGTCGCCTCGGCGACCAGCCGCTCGGCCTCCTTGCGGGCCGCGCCGACCATCGTGTCGGCCTGCGACTCGGCCTCGGTGGTGGCGCGCAGCGCCTCCTCCTGGGCCTTCGCCATGAGCTGGTCGGCCTGCTCGGCCGCGTCGGCACGGCGCTTCGCCGCGTCCTGACGGGCCGTGTCGAGCGTACGGTCGGCCTCCTCGCGGGCCTCCGCGCGCATCTGCTCGGCCGCGCTCTCGGCGTCCGTACGCACCCGGTCCGACTCGGTCCTGATGCGCTCGGCGGCCTGCTGGGCGGAGCCCACGGTCTCGGCCGCCTCGGCCCGCAGCCGCTCGGCCTCGGCCGCCGCCTCGGCGATGAGCTGGTCGGCCTGCTCGGCCGCGTCGGCGCGGCGCTTGTCCGCGGCCTTCCTGGCCTCGTCCAGCACCCGCTCGCCGTCCGCGCGGGCGGCCGCGCGCAGTTCCTCGGCCTCGCGCTCGCCGTCCGCCCTGACCTGCTCGGCCTCGGTACGCAGTCGGGTCGCGTCCTGCTCGGCCAGCGACAGCAGCTCCGTGGCCTCGGTGGTGATCCGGTCCGACTCGCTGGTGGCCTCGCCCACCAGCCGGTCGGCCTGCGCCGCGGCCTCGGAGCGGATGCGGTTGGCGTCCTCACGGGCCTCGGCCCGGGTCCGCGACGCGTCCTGCTCCGCGGAGGCGAGCGCGTCCGACGCCTCCGTACGCATCCGCTGGGCGTACTCCGCAGTGTCCGCGCGCAGCCGGTCCGACTCGGAGATCGCGTCGGCCATGGTCCGCTCGGCGAGCGACTGGGCGGCCTCCGCCTCCTCGTCGGCGCGGGCCCGGACGCGGCGCGCGTCCTCGGCGGCCCGCTCCCGCTCCGCGTAGGCGTCGGCGCGGACGCGGTCCGCCTCCTCCTGCGCCTCGGTCCTCGTGCGCTCCGCCGCGTGCTCGGCGGCGTTGCGCAGTCCGGTGATCTCCTGCTCGGCCTGCTCCTGCAGACCGGAGACGGAGTCCCGTACCTGCTGGGCGGTCTGCTCGGCCGCCGACACCATCTCGGTGGCCCGCCGGTCCGCCTCCTCGACCAGCCGCTGGGCCTCGGTCTGCGCCTCCTCGACCCGGTTGCGGGCGGAGGCGAGCAGTTCCTCGCTCTGCTCGCGGGCCAGTTCCCGCTCCTGGTCGGCCTCCGTACGGGCCGCGCCGAGCGTCTCCTCGGCCTCCCGGCGGCGCCGGTTGGCCTCCTCCTGCGCGGCGGCGAGCGCCTCGGTGGCCTCCTGACCGACCCGCTCGGCGGCGGCCCCGGCCTCGCTGCGGATCCGGTCGGCGCTCTCCTGCGCCTCCGACTTGAGCCGCTCGGCCTCCGTGGCGGCCTCGGTGCGCAGCCGTACGGCCACGGCCTCGCCCTCGGCCCGCGACGCCGAGGCGTCCGAAGCGGCCTCGTCGCGCAGCCGTTCGGCCTCCTGCTCGGCCTGAGCCTGGAGCGTACGGATCCGCTCGGCGGCCTCGGTGCGCAGCCGCTCGGTCTCCTCCGCGGCCTCCCTGCGGATCCGCTCGCTCTCGGCGCGCGCCCCGGTCAGCGCCTCCTCGGAGGACGCGAGACGTGACTCCGCCTCCGTGTGCAGCCGGGTCAGCTCGTCGGCCGCCTCGGCCTGACGGGCGGCGACCCCGCGTTCGGTCTCCTCGCGCATCTCGGCGGCGGCGCGCTCGGCGGCCGCCTTCGCCTCGTCGGCCTGCTCCTCGGCCTCGGCGCGCAGCCGGTCCGCCTCGGTGCGGGTGCGCTCCAGCGTCTCCTCGGCCTGCCGGCGCAGCGTCGTGGCCCGCTCGATGGCCTCCGTGCGGACCCGCTCGCTGTCCGTGGTGGCCTTGGAACGCGCCTCGTCGGCGTCGGCCTTCGCCTTCGTCAGCAGCTCTTCGGCGGACCTGGCCGCCTCCTCGATCTGCTGGACGGCCTCACGGCGCGCCTCGCCGCGGATCCGCTCGCCCTCGGCGACCGCCTCCGCGCGCAGCTGCTCGGCCTCGCCGCGCAGCCGGCGCGCCTCCTCCTGCAGTTCGACCGTCTTGGCGCGGTACTCCTTGGTGTCGTCCTTCGCGGCGCCCTTGAGTTCCTCGGCCGTGTCGTGGGCCTCGCCGCGCAGGCGGTCCGCCTCCGCCTCGGCCTCGCGGCGGATCCGCTCGGCCTCCTCGGTGGCCTTGCGCGTGGTGTCCTTGGCGTCCTCGGAGGCCTTGTTCAGGACCTCCTCCGCGGTACGGGCCGCCTTCGCGAGCTGGGCGGCGGAGTCCTCCGCCGCAACCGTACGGGCCTTCTCGGCGGCCTCCGCGACGAGCTTCTCCGCCTCGGCCCTGGCGTCCGCGAGCGACTGCTCGGCGTCGGCCTTGAGGGTCTCGGCCTCCTTGGTGGCCTCGCCGACCAGACGGGCGATCTCCGACCTGGCGGTACGTGTGCGCTGCTCGTTCGCCGACTCGGCGCTCGCGAGCAGCTTGCCCGCGGCGTCCTTGGCCTCGCTGACGGCCTTCTCGGCCTCCGCGCGGGCCTCGCGCAGCTTCTCCTCGGCCTCCTGCATCCGCTGCTCGGCGGCCCGGCTGAGTTCCGTGGCCTGCTGGCGGGCCTGGTCGGACTCGGCCGTGGTGGTGGAGCGCAGCTGCTCGGCGTGGCTGGTGGCTTCCTGGGCCTGGTTGGACGCGGCATTCAGCAGCCGCTCGGCGTCCTTGCGGGCGCGCAGCAGGATCGCTTCGGCTTCGGCGCGGGCGGACTCCGCCTCGGAGCCGAGCCGCTGCCGTGTCTCCTCGGCGACCCGGGCGGCCTCGCTCCTGGCCGCGGCCAGCCCCTGCTCGGCCTCCGCGCGCGACTCGTCGAGCAGCCTGCGGGCCTGGGACTCGGTGCGGGCGCGGAGCTGCTCGGCCCAGGCCACGTTCTCGTTGACGTGCGCCTCGACGGTCTGGCGGCGCTCGGCCAGCTCCTGGTCCAGGCGCTGGCGGCGCTGATTGGCCTCGGCGTGCAACTCCGCCTGGAGCCGCGCCTGGTGCTCGGCGTGCTCCTGGAGGATGCGCTGCGTCTGCGCACGGACGTCGCGCAGCTCGCGCTCGGCGTCGGAGCGCAGCTGGTCGGCCTGGACCTGGGCGTTACGCAGCAGCTGCTCGGCCTGGTAGCCGAGGTCGGCGCTGTCGTAAGCGGGACGGGACGCGAGGGAGCGGCGCGCCTCGTGGAGCTTGGCGCGCAACACCTCGACCTGGTATCCGAGGTCCTCGGCGTGCTGGACGGCCTTCTCCCGCTCGGTCTTCAGCCGGTCCATCTCGGCTTCGAACCGCGAGAGGTGGTCGTCGTCAGCTCGGTGGCTCTCCTGGCGTTCGTAGCCCCGCACTGCGCGGTCCCATCCGTCCCCTGGTCGCAACTCAACTCAGACGAGAACCGTTCGCGGTGAACGGCCCCCCGGGGAATGGTGTCAGATCAGATACGTCAACCATGAGCCGCGGCGCGGCTCCGGTCCCGGCCCCGGCCCGGAGCGGCCCACTCTACCGGGCCGGGATTCGTGTCGTTCAGTGCTCCGCTGAGGACGGGTCGGCGGAAGTGACCAGTTCGGTGAGGACACCGTGGCAGTCCTTGGGGTGCAGGAAGGTGATCCGGGACCCCATCGAGCCGATGCGCGGCTCGTCGTAGAGCACCCGTACCCCCTTGTCCCGGATCGCCTGGGCGTCGCCGTCGACGTCCGCCGTGCCGAAGGCGATGTGGTGGACCCCCTCGCCGTTCTTCGCCAGCCACTTGCCCACGGCGGAGTCCTCGCGGGTGGGCTCCAGCAGCTGGAGGTAGGAGGCGCCGCCGTCCGAGGTCTCGTTGATCTTGAGCATGGCCTCCCGTACGCCCTGCTCCTCGTTGACCTCCGTGTGGAAGACCTCGAAGCCGTACGTGGCCCGGTAGAACTCGACGGTCTTGTCGAGGTCGAAACAGGCGATCCCGATGTGGTCGATTCGCGTCAGCATGGCTCCAGTGCAGCGCTCCCGGCGGTGATTACGCAACGTGCGCGCGATCACACCGGTCGGCCGGTGACCCGAACGCATACCGCTCAGTACAGTTCGAGTAAACCCTCGTTCACTCCTCAGCCGCCGCGCTGGAAGGGGAACCCCTCTCATGACTGGAACGAACAGCACCACCTCCGTGATCGTCGCCGGGGCACGCACGCCCATGGGGCGGCTGCTCGGGTCCCTGAAGTCCTTCTCCGGCGCCGATCTGGGCGGTTTCGCCATCAAGGCCGCGCTGGACCGGGCGGGGATCGGCGGCGACCAGGTGCAGTACGTGATCATGGGCCAGGTGCTGCAGGCCGGCGCCGGGCAGATCCCGGCCCGGCAGGCCGCCGTCAAGGCCGGCATCCCCATGAGCGTCCCGGCGCTGACCATCAACAAGGTCTGCCTCTCCGGACTCGACGCGATCGCGCTCGCCGACCAGCTGATCCGAGCGGGTGAATTCGACGTCGTGGTCGCCGGCGGCCAGGAGTCCATGACCAACGCGCCGCACCTGCTGCCGAAGTCCCGCGAGGGCTTCAAGTACGGCGCGATCGAGATGCTCGACGCGATGGCGTACGACGGTCTGACCGACTCCTTCGAGGGCATCGCCATGGGCGAGTCGACGGAGAAGCACAACACGCGGCTCGGCATCGCCCGTCCCGAGCAGGACGAGATCGCCGCGCTGTCCCACCAGCGCGCCGCGGCGGCGCAGAAGAACGGCCTGTTCGAGGCCGAGATCACGCCCGTCGAGATCCCGCAGCGCAAGGGCGAGCCGGTCCTCTTCAGCCAGGACGAGGGCATCCGCGCCGAGACCACCGCCGAGTCGCTCGGCAAGCTGCGCCCCGCGTTCGCCAAGGACGGCACGATCACGGCCGGTACGTCCTCGCAGATCTCCGACGGCGCGGCCGCGGTCGTCGTGATGAGCAAGGCCAAGGCCCAGGAACTCGGCGTGGAGTGGATCGCGGAGATCGGTGCGCACGGCAACGTCGCGGGCCCCGACAACTCGCTCCAGTCCCAGCCGTCCAACGCGATCGCGCACGCGCTGAAGAAGGAGGGCCTGGAGGTCTCCGACCTCGACCTCATCGAGATCAACGAGGCGTTCGCCGCGGTCGCCGTGCAGTCGATGAAGGACCTCGGGGTATCCCCGGAAAAGGTGAACGTCAACGGTGGTGCGATCGCCCTGGGCCACCCGATCGGCATGTCCGGCGCGCGTCTCGTCCTGCACCTGGCGCTGGAGCTGAAGCGGCGCGGCGGCGGGGTCGGCGCGGCCGCGCTGTGCGGCGGTGGCGGTCAGGGCGACGCGCTGATCGTCCGCGTACCCGGCAACTGACGACCCACGAAGGAGCACGCACGATGGTGGACGTCCCCCAGCTGGTCGCCCAGGCGAGGGAGGGCAGGCCGCGGGCCGTGGCCCGGCTGATCTCGCTCGTCGAGGGGGCGTCCCCGCAGCTGCGCGAGGTCATGGCGGAGCTGGCGCCGCTGACCGGCGGTGCGTACGTGGTGGGCCTGACCGGTTCGCCGGGCGTCGGGAAGTCCACGTCCACCTCGGCGCTGGTGACGGCGTACCGGCGGGCCGGGAAGCGGGTCGGCGTCCTGGCCGTCGACCCGTCCTCCCCGTTCAGCGGCGGGGCGCTGCTCGGCGACCGGGTCCGGATGTCCGAGCACGCCTCCGACCCCGGCGTGTACATCCGCTCGATGGCCACCCGCGGCCATCTGGGCGGTCTCGCCTGGGCCGCGCCCCAGGCGATCCGCGTCCTGGACGCGGCCGGCTGCGACGTGGTGCTCGTCGAGACGGTCGGCGTCGGCCAGTCGGAGGTCGAGATCGCCTCCCAGGCCGACACGTCGGTGGTGCTGCTCGCGCCCGGCATGGGCGACGGAATCCAGGCCGCGAAGGCGGGCATCCTGGAGATCGGCGACGTGTACGTCGTCAACAAGGCGGACCGTGACGGCGCCGACGCGACGGCCCGCGAGCTGAACCACATGCTCGGGCTGGGCGAGTCCCGGGCGCCGGGTGACTGGCGGCCGCCGATCGTGAAGACGGTCGCGGCGCGATCGGAGGGCATCGAGGAGGTCGTCGAGGCCCTGGAGAAGCACCGCGCCTGGATGGAGGAACACGGCGTCCTCACGGAGCGCCGCGCCCGCCGCGCGGCGCACGAGGTCGAGACCATCGCGGTCACGGCCCTGCGCGAACGCATCGGCGACCTCCGCGGCGACCGCCGCCTCGACGCACTCGCGACACGCATCGTCGCGGGCGAACTGGACCCGTACGCGGCGGCGGACGAACTGGTCGCGGGCCTCACCGGCGAATAGCCCGGGGCAGGCCTTCGGGGGCGGGGCCGTGTGCCTCGGTCATCATGCCCGCGGGGCCGTGTGCCTGGGCCATCATGCCCGCGGGGCCGTGTGCCTCGGTCATCATGCCCGCGGGGCCGTGTGCCTGGGCCATCATGCCCGCGGGGCCGTGTGCCTCGGTCATCATGCCCGCGGGGCCGTGTGCCTGGGCCATCATGCCCGCGGGGCCGTGTGCCTGGGCCATCATGCCCGCCCGGGCCCCGCGCGGTGGACCGGCGATCGGGCCGGTCGGCGCGGGGCTCGGTGAGGGCCGGTGAAGGGGGCCGGTCAGTCGTGGTCCGGCGACTCGACGGTGACCTTCTCCGTCCTCGCGTCCACCGTCAGCTCGTGGTGCCGACCGTCCTTGCCCCGGACGTCCGCCTCCCAGACGAGCCCGTTGGCGCTGTGCCGGTGGTCCAGGTCGATCGAGGTCACCGTGCCCGGGACGGCCTTGGTGGCGGCCTGGGCCGCGACGGAGGCGGAGACCGGGGCGTCCGTGGGGGAGGGGGCGCGATCGTCGCTGTCCGAGCGCTCGTCCTCCCTGACCTTGCCCGTGGTCGCGTCGAGCGTCACGTCGTGCCAGACGCCGTCCTTGCCATGGACGTCGATCTCCCATGCGGAGTCGTCCAGCCCGGCGCTGGTGACCGTGCCGGGCACGGCGCGCAGGGCCGAGTCGATGGCATCCGTGACGGTGACCTTCACGGTGCCGCCGTTCCCGTCGTCGTCCCCGTTCCCGTGCGAGACGGCGAAGGCCGTGGCGGTCCCGCCGCCGGCGAGGACAGCCGCGGTGAGGACCGCGATGGTCAGCTTGCGTCGCTTCATGAGTCGTACCTTCCGGTGACTGGTCGTGATGACGTCTGTGATCACGTGGACCACACTGCCCGGGCGACGCTGAAGCCCACCTGAAGGCGCCTGAAGGCGCCTTCAGGTTCCGTTTGCGACCCTGTGCCCATGAGGCTGTTGATCGTGGAGGACGAGAAGCGACTCGCGCTGTCCCTCGCCCGGGGGCTCACCGCGGAGGGCTTCGCCGTGGACGTGGTGCACGACGGCCTGGAAGGGCTGCACCGCGCCGGCGAGGACGCGTACGACCTCGTCGTCCTCGACATCATGCTGCCGGGGCTGA includes:
- the scy gene encoding polarized growth protein Scy, whose protein sequence is MRGYERQESHRADDDHLSRFEAEMDRLKTEREKAVQHAEDLGYQVEVLRAKLHEARRSLASRPAYDSADLGYQAEQLLRNAQVQADQLRSDAERELRDVRAQTQRILQEHAEHQARLQAELHAEANQRRQRLDQELAERRQTVEAHVNENVAWAEQLRARTESQARRLLDESRAEAEQGLAAARSEAARVAEETRQRLGSEAESARAEAEAILLRARKDAERLLNAASNQAQEATSHAEQLRSTTTAESDQARQQATELSRAAEQRMQEAEEKLREARAEAEKAVSEAKDAAGKLLASAESANEQRTRTARSEIARLVGEATKEAETLKADAEQSLADARAEAEKLVAEAAEKARTVAAEDSAAQLAKAARTAEEVLNKASEDAKDTTRKATEEAERIRREAEAEADRLRGEAHDTAEELKGAAKDDTKEYRAKTVELQEEARRLRGEAEQLRAEAVAEGERIRGEARREAVQQIEEAARSAEELLTKAKADADEARSKATTDSERVRTEAIERATTLRRQAEETLERTRTEADRLRAEAEEQADEAKAAAERAAAEMREETERGVAARQAEAADELTRLHTEAESRLASSEEALTGARAESERIRREAAEETERLRTEAAERIRTLQAQAEQEAERLRDEAASDASASRAEGEAVAVRLRTEAATEAERLKSEAQESADRIRSEAGAAAERVGQEATEALAAAQEEANRRRREAEETLGAARTEADQERELAREQSEELLASARNRVEEAQTEAQRLVEEADRRATEMVSAAEQTAQQVRDSVSGLQEQAEQEITGLRNAAEHAAERTRTEAQEEADRVRADAYAERERAAEDARRVRARADEEAEAAQSLAERTMADAISESDRLRADTAEYAQRMRTEASDALASAEQDASRTRAEAREDANRIRSEAAAQADRLVGEATSESDRITTEATELLSLAEQDATRLRTEAEQVRADGEREAEELRAAARADGERVLDEARKAADKRRADAAEQADQLIAEAAAEAERLRAEAAETVGSAQQAAERIRTESDRVRTDAESAAEQMRAEAREEADRTLDTARQDAAKRRADAAEQADQLMAKAQEEALRATTEAESQADTMVGAARKEAERLVAEATVEGNSLVEKARTDADELLVGARSDSTAIRERADELRTRVEGEVEELHERARRESAEQMKAAGERCDQLVKAAQEQQAEAGAKAKELLSDASSEAGKVRIAAVRKAEALLKEAELKKAELVREAEKVKAEAEREAEQMIAEGKRELDVLVRRREDIQAEISRVQDVLEALESFEAPGGGKSGSNSGANSGSGGVKAGATAGVTRSSGKSSDG
- the mce gene encoding methylmalonyl-CoA epimerase; translation: MLTRIDHIGIACFDLDKTVEFYRATYGFEVFHTEVNEEQGVREAMLKINETSDGGASYLQLLEPTREDSAVGKWLAKNGEGVHHIAFGTADVDGDAQAIRDKGVRVLYDEPRIGSMGSRITFLHPKDCHGVLTELVTSADPSSAEH
- the meaB gene encoding methylmalonyl Co-A mutase-associated GTPase MeaB translates to MVDVPQLVAQAREGRPRAVARLISLVEGASPQLREVMAELAPLTGGAYVVGLTGSPGVGKSTSTSALVTAYRRAGKRVGVLAVDPSSPFSGGALLGDRVRMSEHASDPGVYIRSMATRGHLGGLAWAAPQAIRVLDAAGCDVVLVETVGVGQSEVEIASQADTSVVLLAPGMGDGIQAAKAGILEIGDVYVVNKADRDGADATARELNHMLGLGESRAPGDWRPPIVKTVAARSEGIEEVVEALEKHRAWMEEHGVLTERRARRAAHEVETIAVTALRERIGDLRGDRRLDALATRIVAGELDPYAAADELVAGLTGE
- a CDS encoding acetyl-CoA C-acetyltransferase — protein: MTGTNSTTSVIVAGARTPMGRLLGSLKSFSGADLGGFAIKAALDRAGIGGDQVQYVIMGQVLQAGAGQIPARQAAVKAGIPMSVPALTINKVCLSGLDAIALADQLIRAGEFDVVVAGGQESMTNAPHLLPKSREGFKYGAIEMLDAMAYDGLTDSFEGIAMGESTEKHNTRLGIARPEQDEIAALSHQRAAAAQKNGLFEAEITPVEIPQRKGEPVLFSQDEGIRAETTAESLGKLRPAFAKDGTITAGTSSQISDGAAAVVVMSKAKAQELGVEWIAEIGAHGNVAGPDNSLQSQPSNAIAHALKKEGLEVSDLDLIEINEAFAAVAVQSMKDLGVSPEKVNVNGGAIALGHPIGMSGARLVLHLALELKRRGGGVGAAALCGGGGQGDALIVRVPGN
- a CDS encoding PepSY domain-containing protein is translated as MKRRKLTIAVLTAAVLAGGGTATAFAVSHGNGDDDGNGGTVKVTVTDAIDSALRAVPGTVTSAGLDDSAWEIDVHGKDGVWHDVTLDATTGKVREDERSDSDDRAPSPTDAPVSASVAAQAATKAVPGTVTSIDLDHRHSANGLVWEADVRGKDGRHHELTVDARTEKVTVESPDHD